The Melitaea cinxia chromosome 21, ilMelCinx1.1, whole genome shotgun sequence genome has a window encoding:
- the LOC123663915 gene encoding putative glutathione-specific gamma-glutamylcyclotransferase 2, with product MWVFGYGSLVWKVDFKYELKVLGYIEGYLRRFYQHSIDHRGIPEKPGRVVTLIPSEDPCSKVWGVAYKIGEEDKEQVTNHLDYREKNGYSKKTVTFHPKDESLDPFSLTLYVATKDNESYAGPASIGDIAKQVISCKGPSGTNKEYIYNLAKAMRQLFPGVIDDHLFSLEAAVRQLDPDVKKNS from the exons atgTGGGTCTTTGGATACGGTTCTTTAGTATGGAAAGTTGATTTTAAGTACGAGTTGAAAGTTTTAGGTTATATTGAAGGTTATCTCAGAAGATTCTATCAGCACAGCATTGATCACAGAGGAATACCAGAAAAG CCTGGACGTGTAGTTACTCTAATACCTTCAGAAGACCCGTGCAGTAAAGTATGGGGTGTAGCATACAAAATAGGAGAAGAGGATAAAGAACAAGTGACAAATCATTTAGATTATCGGGAAAAGAATGGTTATTCTAAGAAGACTGTCACATTCCATCCAAAGGATGAAAGTCTTGATCCATTTAGTCTAACTCTTTATGTTGCTACAAAAGACAACGAATCATACGCAG GTCCGGCTTCAATAGGGGATATTGCAAAACAAGTAATAAGTTGTAAAGGCCCAAGTGGTAcgaataaagaatatatttataacttggCAAAGGCAATGAGACAGCTGTTTCCAGGTGTTATAGATGATCACCTTTTCTCACTCGAAGCTGCAGTAAGACAACTTGATCCAGATGTAAAAAAGAATAGTTAA
- the LOC123664292 gene encoding uncharacterized protein LOC123664292, whose protein sequence is MLCGNHFDDSSFTSSAKTRLNKFAIPTEAQNILAQLRHDHQLKEVQETQCQTTTMQMDMEATPSTSQCSKPTEHVTEFNLQSPDLTKESSKGKGVLKDLDVERIKELTPRKQKLYKKCRRNLTEILRLRRKLKNIKMCKRDVLSSLHNSDATAIKTMLPKAELKKSQVMR, encoded by the exons ATGCTTTGTGGCAATCATTTTGATGATTCATCATTTACAAGCAGTGCCAAAACAAGACTGAATAAGTTCGCCATTCCAACTGAAGCTCAAAATATTTTAGCCCAGTTACGACATGATCATCAACTTAAAGAAGTACAAGAAACTCAA TGTCAAACAACCACGATGCAAATGGACATGGAAGCTACCCCCAGTACATCTCAATGTTCTAAGCCCACAGAACATGTCACTGAATTTAATCTTCAGAGCCCAGATTTGACAAAg GAATCAAGCAAAGGAAAAGGTGTGCTTAAAGATTTAGACGTGGAAAGAATTAAAGAACTCACTCCCAGAAAAcagaaactttataaaaaatgcaGAAGAAATTTAACTGAAATCTTAAGACTtcgaagaaaattaaaaaacattaaaatgtgcAAAAGAGATGTTTTAAGTTCTTTACACAATAGTGATGCG ACGGCTATCAAGACCATGCTACCCAAGGCCGAACTCAAGAAATCGCAAGTCATGCGCTAA